One region of Deltaproteobacteria bacterium genomic DNA includes:
- a CDS encoding DUF72 domain-containing protein translates to KFYPEKISPKELLGFYSKRFEAVEINNTFYHMPRKDILLSWSEQVPDHFIFAIKAPQVITHLKQLRNVGAETGYLFSALSVLQEKLGPVLFQFPKSFKANRPVLEDFFPLIPGNIPCAFEFRHPSWLNAEILDLLHQRGYSLCSADSDENPANEILNTTPWGYLRLRRSDYTDADLTQWIEKILSQKWEKAFVFFKHEEAQGPEMAIRFQELIDSKQKR, encoded by the coding sequence AAATTTTATCCTGAAAAGATTTCGCCCAAAGAACTCTTAGGCTTTTATTCCAAACGTTTCGAAGCGGTGGAGATCAATAACACCTTTTATCACATGCCCAGAAAGGATATTCTGCTATCCTGGTCCGAACAGGTCCCTGACCATTTTATTTTCGCCATCAAAGCCCCCCAGGTCATCACCCATTTGAAGCAGTTGAGAAATGTGGGGGCGGAGACCGGGTACCTCTTCAGTGCCCTGTCAGTTTTACAAGAAAAACTGGGGCCGGTCCTTTTTCAATTTCCAAAAAGTTTTAAGGCGAACCGTCCTGTATTGGAAGATTTCTTTCCTCTGATTCCCGGCAATATACCCTGCGCCTTCGAGTTCCGCCACCCCTCCTGGCTCAATGCTGAAATTTTGGACCTCCTGCATCAAAGGGGCTACAGCCTGTGCTCGGCGGACAGTGATGAAAACCCGGCTAACGAGATCCTCAACACGACGCCCTGGGGGTATCTGCGCCTGCGCCGTTCCGATTATACGGATGCCGATCTGACCCAATGGATTGAAAAAATCCTTTCGCAGAAATGGGAAAAGGCTTTTGTATTTTTTAAACACGAAGAGGCCCAGGGGCCCGAAATGGCCATACGTTTTCAGGAGCTTATCGATTCAAAACAAAAAAGGTGA